The Aureitalea marina genome includes a window with the following:
- the dnaN gene encoding DNA polymerase III subunit beta, translating to MKFIVSSSLLLKKLQVLGGIINSNNTLPILDHFLFSLEGSSLTISASDLETTISSTLDVESNEGGSVCVPARLLLDTLKTFPEQPLTFTVEDNHTVEISSNHGKYALAYANADDFPNAVELKDPSSTIIMGDILATAIGKTLFATGNDDLRPVMSGVFFQLSADGLTWVATDAHKLVKYMRTDLASDSDAEFIMPKKPLNLLKSILAGSEEEVVIEYNESNAKFSFDQTQLVCRLIDGKYPNYEAVIPKENPNKLTIGRNQFLNSVKRVSIFSNKTTHQIRLKIAGAELQISAEDIDYSNKADERLTCDYQGDDMQIGFNSRFLTEMLGNLGSEDVSLEMSLPNRAGILTPIDGQDEGEETIMLVMPVMLNS from the coding sequence ATGAAATTTATCGTTTCGAGCTCATTATTACTCAAAAAGTTGCAGGTCCTTGGGGGGATCATCAACAGTAACAACACACTCCCCATTTTGGATCATTTTCTCTTTTCACTGGAAGGTTCCTCACTGACGATCTCGGCCTCAGATCTGGAGACCACCATCTCCTCTACCCTGGACGTTGAAAGCAATGAAGGCGGTAGCGTCTGTGTTCCGGCCCGTTTGTTACTGGATACACTGAAGACCTTTCCGGAGCAACCTTTGACCTTCACTGTAGAGGACAATCACACGGTAGAGATCAGTTCCAATCACGGTAAATATGCGCTGGCTTACGCCAATGCAGACGATTTCCCCAATGCGGTCGAATTGAAGGACCCAAGCAGCACCATCATCATGGGGGACATTCTGGCTACTGCCATTGGAAAGACCCTTTTTGCTACGGGTAATGACGATCTACGTCCGGTGATGAGCGGTGTGTTCTTCCAATTGAGTGCGGATGGATTAACCTGGGTTGCCACGGATGCTCACAAGCTGGTGAAATACATGCGTACCGATCTTGCATCAGACTCGGATGCTGAATTCATCATGCCCAAAAAGCCTTTGAACCTCTTGAAATCTATCCTGGCAGGCAGTGAAGAAGAAGTGGTGATCGAATACAATGAAAGCAATGCCAAGTTCAGCTTTGATCAAACCCAACTGGTTTGTCGGCTGATTGATGGTAAATACCCCAATTACGAGGCCGTAATTCCTAAGGAGAATCCAAATAAGTTGACCATTGGTCGGAATCAGTTCCTGAATTCGGTAAAACGGGTGTCCATTTTTTCCAATAAGACCACTCATCAGATTCGGTTAAAGATAGCCGGAGCAGAATTGCAGATCTCTGCAGAGGACATCGACTACAGCAACAAAGCGGACGAGCGTCTTACCTGTGACTATCAGGGAGACGATATGCAGATTGGTTTCAACAGCCGATTCCTTACCGAAATGCTTGGAAATTTAGGTAGTGAAGATGTGTCCCTGGAAATGTCCTTACCCAATCGTGCCGGTATCCTCACACCTATTGACGGACAAGACGAAGGTGAAGAGACCATTATGCTGGTAATGCCTGTAATGCTGAATAGTTAA
- the gldG gene encoding gliding motility-associated ABC transporter substrate-binding protein GldG: MSRLLKHIRKDSLLLIGLLILLFLGQRVHLRVDLTQDSRYTLSEVSEELCEQIQEDLIIEVFMGGALPAEFMKLRAETDQLLAEYQSENESLFYRMVDPLADEAEPEVIQQQLAQSGLTPVQVDVQRSGRLTSELVYPWALAYYQGRTVKIQLLKNNLGSTTGDRINSSIQNLEYAISEALSKLVQPKSKKVAVLKGNGQTSDRYIADFFGSLREYYYIAPFTLDSVAIDAVGTLEDLNDFDLVVSAGPTEAFTDQERYVLDQYQLQGGRSLWLVDGAFHQTDSLSGNNFAFPQDLNLNDFFFRYGVRINPNLVKDVYSAPILLASGADNQAEFNRFPWFYYPLSVSAGDHPVSVNLEGVKFEYTSSMDTLPNPLEKTILLTSSPLSKLVGLPAPIDFDKEIPENLKIVNEGPGPQFGFDGGEIPLAVLIEGEFSSVYRNRIKPFTYTDGKDEGEYSRMIVIADASLINNQLDGNGRPVELGFDRYTGNMYGNKEFLLNAVNYLLDDSGLINIRSKEVSIAVMDPDKIADQRLKWQLVNILVPLLLMTVLGILFQWSRKRRYSR; the protein is encoded by the coding sequence ATGAGCAGGTTACTGAAACATATTCGCAAGGACTCATTGCTGCTTATTGGCTTGCTGATCCTTTTATTCTTAGGTCAACGCGTACATCTGAGGGTAGATCTCACGCAGGATAGTCGCTATACCTTATCCGAGGTGAGCGAAGAACTTTGTGAACAAATCCAAGAAGATCTGATCATCGAAGTCTTTATGGGAGGTGCCTTACCGGCAGAGTTCATGAAACTAAGGGCCGAGACCGATCAATTATTGGCAGAATATCAGAGCGAGAACGAAAGCTTGTTCTATCGCATGGTCGATCCCTTGGCAGACGAAGCAGAACCAGAGGTTATCCAGCAGCAACTGGCCCAGTCAGGGCTTACCCCTGTTCAGGTGGATGTACAAAGGAGTGGCCGTCTTACATCGGAATTGGTCTACCCATGGGCCCTGGCCTATTATCAAGGGAGGACTGTCAAAATCCAATTGTTAAAGAACAACCTGGGGTCCACAACTGGAGACCGGATTAACAGTTCGATTCAAAATTTGGAATATGCCATCAGCGAAGCTCTGTCCAAATTGGTCCAACCCAAGAGTAAGAAAGTAGCGGTGTTAAAAGGAAATGGTCAGACCTCAGATCGTTATATAGCCGATTTCTTCGGATCACTTCGGGAGTATTATTACATAGCACCCTTCACCCTGGATTCCGTTGCCATAGATGCTGTTGGAACCCTGGAGGACCTGAACGATTTTGATCTTGTTGTAAGCGCAGGGCCTACAGAGGCATTTACAGACCAAGAAAGATATGTCTTAGACCAGTATCAGTTGCAAGGTGGTCGTTCACTCTGGTTAGTCGACGGTGCCTTTCACCAAACTGATAGCCTAAGCGGAAATAACTTTGCCTTCCCACAGGATCTGAACCTAAACGATTTCTTTTTCCGATATGGGGTCAGGATCAATCCAAACCTGGTCAAGGATGTGTATTCGGCTCCCATCCTGTTGGCATCAGGAGCTGATAACCAGGCAGAATTCAACCGTTTCCCCTGGTTTTACTATCCGTTATCAGTTTCTGCAGGAGATCATCCTGTTTCCGTTAACCTGGAAGGCGTGAAGTTTGAGTATACCTCTAGCATGGATACTTTACCCAATCCCTTGGAAAAGACGATTTTGTTAACAAGCTCTCCCCTTTCTAAATTGGTCGGATTGCCTGCGCCTATCGACTTCGACAAGGAGATCCCGGAAAATCTGAAGATCGTGAACGAAGGCCCAGGGCCTCAATTCGGTTTCGATGGAGGTGAGATACCTCTGGCGGTTCTGATCGAAGGCGAGTTTTCTTCTGTGTACAGGAACAGGATAAAACCCTTTACCTACACTGACGGTAAAGATGAGGGTGAATATTCCCGAATGATCGTGATCGCTGACGCTAGTTTGATAAACAATCAATTGGACGGAAATGGCCGACCAGTGGAATTGGGCTTCGATCGATATACCGGGAACATGTATGGAAACAAGGAGTTTTTGCTCAATGCAGTCAATTACTTGCTGGACGATAGCGGACTTATAAACATTCGTTCCAAAGAGGTGAGCATAGCTGTTATGGACCCCGATAAAATTGCGGACCAGCGGCTAAAGTGGCAACTGGTGAACATCCTGGTTCCACTGCTCTTAATGACAGTTCTGGGAATACTATTTCAGTGGTCAAGAAAGCGGCGTTATAGCCGATAA
- the gldF gene encoding gliding motility-associated ABC transporter permease subunit GldF, with amino-acid sequence MIAVARREISYFFSSATGYLVIGLFLLTSGLFLWVFPGDYQILDAGFADLGAFFDLAPLLMLILIPGICMRSISEERRMGTLQMLLTRPISTWQLVLGKFTGAFLLMLLALIPTLTYVWTISEMSLIPGNWDLGVVLGSYFGLLFLAAAYTAIGLFCSSLSSNQIVAFLMAVILIFLIYFGLNSLTELSGQEIFSKLGMQSHFDSMSRGVLDSDDLIYFLTVTILFLWMTKISLESKR; translated from the coding sequence ATGATAGCAGTTGCAAGGCGTGAGATCAGTTATTTCTTTTCCTCGGCTACCGGGTACCTGGTCATTGGGTTATTCCTGCTGACCAGCGGTCTTTTTCTCTGGGTCTTCCCAGGGGATTATCAAATCCTGGATGCTGGCTTTGCCGACCTGGGTGCCTTTTTTGACCTGGCTCCCCTATTGATGTTGATCCTGATCCCGGGTATTTGTATGAGGAGCATTAGCGAGGAGAGGCGCATGGGTACTTTACAGATGTTACTGACCAGGCCTATTTCCACCTGGCAATTGGTGCTTGGTAAATTTACAGGTGCTTTTCTGCTGATGCTACTGGCCCTGATTCCCACTTTAACGTATGTCTGGACCATATCCGAAATGAGCCTGATTCCAGGAAACTGGGATCTAGGTGTTGTTCTTGGATCTTATTTCGGTTTGCTATTTCTGGCAGCTGCCTATACTGCTATTGGCCTTTTCTGTTCTTCTCTAAGTAGCAATCAGATCGTAGCATTCCTGATGGCGGTCATTCTGATCTTCCTGATCTATTTCGGCTTGAACTCGCTAACCGAACTCAGTGGTCAGGAGATATTCAGCAAACTGGGGATGCAGTCCCATTTTGACAGTATGTCTCGTGGGGTACTGGATAGTGATGATCTCATTTATTTCCTAACGGTCACCATCCTTTTTTTATGGATGACTAAAATCAGTCTGGAAAGTAAGAGATGA
- a CDS encoding SAM hydrolase/SAM-dependent halogenase family protein, with the protein MPIITLTTDFGEKDHFAGTVKGAIYSELEDVRIVDISHSVDPFHLMEAAYIIQNAYKSFPPGTIHIIGIDSELNPENKHIAVLLDGHFFICANNGIISMLTSQIRPEKIVEINIHDRIESNFPVLDVFVKVACHIARGGTLEVIGKNIEKIKQLTGIKPVVNPENNQIIGNVIYIDNYGNVISNISRTLFEKIGKGRDFVISARTANFKTIHTHYSDAINFDLPHEKREEDGKKLALWNASGYLELAIYKSNPNTVGSASTLFGLAYRDTITINFSGK; encoded by the coding sequence ATGCCAATAATCACCCTCACCACCGACTTTGGTGAGAAAGATCATTTTGCCGGAACGGTCAAAGGAGCCATTTATTCCGAGCTGGAAGATGTCCGGATTGTCGATATATCTCATTCTGTAGATCCCTTTCATTTAATGGAAGCGGCCTATATCATCCAAAACGCCTACAAGAGCTTTCCTCCGGGCACTATCCACATAATTGGTATAGATAGCGAATTGAACCCGGAGAATAAGCACATTGCGGTATTACTAGATGGACATTTCTTTATCTGCGCGAACAATGGCATCATCTCGATGCTCACTTCACAGATCAGGCCGGAAAAGATCGTAGAGATCAATATCCACGACCGGATAGAAAGTAATTTCCCAGTCCTGGACGTCTTTGTTAAGGTGGCCTGTCATATTGCTCGGGGTGGTACACTGGAAGTGATCGGCAAGAATATAGAGAAGATCAAGCAACTTACGGGTATAAAACCCGTTGTTAACCCTGAGAACAACCAGATCATAGGCAATGTGATCTACATTGATAACTACGGTAACGTGATCTCTAATATTTCGCGCACACTTTTCGAAAAAATTGGTAAAGGACGTGATTTCGTCATCTCGGCCAGGACAGCCAACTTCAAGACCATCCACACCCATTACAGTGATGCTATCAACTTTGATCTGCCCCATGAAAAGCGGGAGGAAGATGGTAAGAAACTAGCGCTTTGGAATGCTTCCGGTTATCTGGAATTGGCCATCTACAAGAGCAACCCCAATACGGTAGGTAGTGCTTCTACGCTTTTTGGTCTAGCTTATCGGGATACTATCACCATTAACTTCAGCGGAAAATGA
- a CDS encoding PhoH family protein — protein sequence MNELIIELTEVNPREFFGLQNAHIDLLKKYFPKLKLVARGSKLKAYGDEEVLEEFDTRISMMLDHFGKYNTLDEHTIERLLMVDTIEHEQSPKASDEVLVHGVSGRLIKARTPNQQKLVNAMRTNDMVFAIGPAGTGKTYTGVALAVKALKEKQVRRIILTRPAVEAGENLGFLPGDLREKLDPYMQPLYDALRDMIPAEKLDNHIEKGVIQIAPMAFMRGRTLDDAFVILDEAQNTTHAQMKMFLTRMGRNAKFMITGDPGQIDLPRRVISGLKEALLILKDVDGVGMVHLDDNDVIRHRLVKKVIAAYKDIENRN from the coding sequence TTGAACGAACTTATTATCGAATTGACCGAAGTAAATCCACGCGAATTCTTCGGACTTCAAAATGCCCACATTGATCTACTCAAGAAGTACTTTCCTAAATTAAAACTGGTTGCCCGCGGAAGTAAGTTAAAGGCTTACGGTGATGAAGAAGTATTGGAAGAATTTGACACCCGCATCAGCATGATGCTGGATCATTTTGGTAAATACAACACCTTGGACGAGCATACCATTGAGCGATTACTCATGGTGGATACAATAGAGCACGAACAATCCCCAAAAGCCAGTGATGAAGTATTGGTTCATGGAGTTAGTGGTCGTCTGATTAAAGCGCGAACACCTAACCAGCAGAAATTGGTCAATGCCATGCGAACCAATGATATGGTCTTCGCTATAGGGCCAGCAGGAACGGGAAAGACCTATACCGGGGTGGCCTTGGCGGTTAAAGCATTAAAGGAAAAACAGGTCAGACGCATCATCTTGACGCGGCCAGCAGTTGAGGCTGGGGAAAACCTGGGTTTCTTGCCGGGTGACCTCAGGGAAAAGTTGGATCCTTACATGCAACCGCTATACGACGCCTTGAGGGACATGATCCCTGCCGAGAAACTCGATAATCACATTGAAAAAGGAGTGATACAGATTGCACCCATGGCCTTTATGCGGGGACGTACACTGGATGATGCCTTTGTGATCCTGGACGAGGCTCAGAATACTACACATGCCCAGATGAAAATGTTCCTCACCCGTATGGGACGGAATGCGAAATTCATGATCACAGGAGATCCCGGACAGATCGATCTTCCCCGCCGAGTTATCTCCGGGCTAAAAGAAGCACTACTCATATTGAAGGATGTGGACGGAGTTGGGATGGTTCACCTGGACGACAATGATGTGATTCGTCACAGACTGGTCAAGAAGGTGATAGCTGCATACAAGGATATCGAAAACAGGAACTAA
- a CDS encoding phosphoribosylaminoimidazolesuccinocarboxamide synthase: protein MSRTITDTNFQFPGQKAVYKGKVREVYTLENDLLVMIATDRLSAFDVVMPKGIPYKGQILNQIATKMMADTQDLVPNWLEATPDPNVAIGEACTPFKVEMVIRGYMSGHAAREYKSGKRVLCGVPMPDGMKENDAFPEPIITPATKAEKGDHDEDISREEILERGIVSEADYLQLEDYTRKLFNRGTEIAAKRGLILVDTKYEFGKTKDGKIVLIDEIHTPDSSRYFYAEGYQERQERGEAQKQLSKEFVRQWLIQNGFQGLEGQQVPEMTDEYIDTVSDRYIELYENITGETFEKADVSDIQARIEKNVTTYLSQRA, encoded by the coding sequence ATGAGCCGCACAATCACCGATACTAACTTTCAATTTCCCGGACAGAAGGCGGTCTATAAAGGAAAGGTAAGGGAAGTTTATACCCTGGAGAATGATCTGCTGGTGATGATCGCAACAGATCGATTAAGTGCCTTTGATGTGGTAATGCCTAAAGGGATACCGTATAAAGGACAGATCCTCAATCAGATCGCCACCAAAATGATGGCCGATACCCAGGACCTGGTGCCTAATTGGCTAGAAGCAACTCCAGATCCCAATGTGGCCATAGGGGAGGCTTGTACACCCTTTAAAGTAGAAATGGTCATTCGGGGCTATATGAGTGGTCATGCTGCCCGGGAATATAAGTCAGGAAAACGAGTTCTTTGCGGGGTACCTATGCCGGATGGAATGAAAGAGAACGATGCCTTTCCGGAACCTATTATCACACCGGCTACCAAGGCCGAAAAAGGCGATCACGACGAGGATATTTCCCGGGAAGAAATCCTGGAGAGAGGAATAGTTTCAGAAGCGGATTATCTGCAACTGGAAGATTACACGCGTAAACTATTTAATCGCGGCACGGAGATCGCGGCCAAGAGAGGGCTTATACTGGTTGATACCAAATACGAGTTTGGTAAGACCAAGGATGGCAAGATCGTCCTGATCGATGAGATCCACACCCCGGATTCTTCCAGGTATTTCTATGCAGAAGGTTACCAGGAAAGACAGGAAAGGGGAGAGGCCCAAAAGCAACTCTCTAAGGAATTTGTGCGGCAGTGGTTAATCCAGAATGGGTTTCAGGGGTTGGAAGGTCAGCAAGTTCCTGAAATGACGGATGAATACATCGACACGGTTTCGGATCGTTATATCGAACTATATGAGAACATTACCGGTGAAACTTTCGAAAAGGCTGATGTCAGCGATATTCAAGCTCGCATCGAAAAAAATGTGACTACCTACCTAAGCCAAAGAGCTTAG
- a CDS encoding acyloxyacyl hydrolase translates to MIRQLTYLLLILPFCLLGQETENQSTFFWTPEIMIGQSAEANEDFPERSLQWQALVNLSWSNSQNQQEWAQRLKGPLVGLSIGYTNYGNNRELGGSYSLLPFIEFNVFNQRRLTVLAAMGISYFDTKFDAVTNPNNRAITTDLVWSFKTFMYYRLLQSQRINWKIGVGYNHHSNGHTRLPNQGINSFLLSVSAEIDPAEDRTEPWEQFDRSRYSIFSGRAGYGINVLSEAFNDKKPVYSVMVEYGKVYNNTWKWTAGIFYRFYQHYYDYINDEESLVQPGREFESFTSAPGWNASNIGIMGSGEVLLNHVGIEVGIGLNIHKPAYKIDWRINQGWDNTPADIPEFWQLGEFDTKFRLKHAVATRLGLKYYLWPTKEFRNNNLYIAFHINANLGQADYTEVSLGYIHQFDLIKGEKN, encoded by the coding sequence ATGATACGGCAACTAACCTATCTCCTACTCATCCTGCCTTTCTGTTTGTTGGGTCAGGAAACTGAAAACCAATCGACCTTTTTTTGGACCCCGGAGATCATGATCGGGCAGTCCGCAGAGGCCAACGAGGACTTTCCGGAGCGCTCCTTGCAATGGCAGGCACTGGTTAACCTGAGTTGGTCCAATAGCCAAAATCAACAAGAGTGGGCACAAAGACTGAAAGGTCCTCTTGTTGGGCTCAGCATTGGATATACCAATTACGGCAACAACCGGGAACTGGGAGGTTCGTATTCATTACTTCCCTTTATAGAATTTAACGTCTTTAACCAACGGCGGCTTACGGTCTTGGCGGCAATGGGGATTTCGTATTTCGATACCAAATTCGACGCAGTTACTAATCCAAATAACCGTGCGATTACCACCGATCTGGTCTGGTCTTTCAAAACCTTTATGTACTACAGGCTTCTACAGAGTCAGCGGATTAATTGGAAAATAGGTGTGGGCTACAATCATCATTCCAACGGCCACACCCGACTACCCAACCAAGGGATCAACTCTTTTCTGCTAAGTGTATCTGCCGAGATCGACCCAGCCGAAGATCGAACCGAGCCTTGGGAACAATTTGATCGCAGTCGCTATAGTATTTTCTCTGGCCGCGCCGGATATGGGATAAACGTACTCTCCGAAGCATTCAACGACAAAAAGCCTGTCTATTCAGTTATGGTAGAATACGGTAAGGTTTACAATAACACCTGGAAATGGACAGCTGGGATCTTCTACCGATTTTATCAGCACTATTACGACTATATCAATGATGAAGAATCCTTGGTGCAGCCTGGACGGGAATTTGAGTCCTTCACCTCTGCTCCTGGATGGAATGCTTCCAATATAGGGATCATGGGATCAGGTGAAGTATTGCTGAATCACGTTGGTATAGAAGTTGGAATAGGCCTTAATATTCATAAACCGGCCTACAAGATCGACTGGCGCATCAATCAGGGATGGGACAATACTCCTGCAGACATTCCGGAATTCTGGCAATTGGGGGAATTTGACACTAAATTTCGCTTGAAACACGCCGTTGCAACCCGACTGGGTTTAAAGTATTATTTGTGGCCCACCAAAGAATTCAGGAACAATAATCTGTACATCGCCTTTCATATCAATGCCAACCTGGGGCAAGCCGATTATACGGAAGTCAGCCTAGGCTATATCCATCAATTCGATCTGATCAAAGGAGAAAAGAACTAA
- a CDS encoding alanine/glycine:cation symporter family protein, producing MENLEKFVAQLSSLAWGLPLLIILIGGGIYLLFRIRFIPFRYLGHAIAVLRGKYDDENDEGQISHFQALTTALSATVGMGNIASVAVAIAIGGPGAVFWMWVSALIGMNTKFFTATLAILFRGKDSEGQLQGGPMYFIREGLGKKWMPLAVMFSVSGLIGALPVFNVNQLTQAINDILLKPIGWYQGFQSNLVVGIILATVTAIVILGGLSRISRTAERLVPSMVLIYFLAVITILGMNMEQVPYYFKLIFTDAFSAQFYQGDAFLGGVIGGIILLGIRRGAFSNEAGIGTAPMAHGAAKTNEPVREGLVAMLGPAIDTLIVCTLTALTILVTGVWQTSDANGVSLTATAFENALPGVGQYVLLLCIVIFSISSVFSYSYYGSKCMSFLFGVGSKRYYVYFYILSIIIGATTSLSLMINLIDTFFALMAIPTMLSTLILAPRVVKASRDYFSRISFSKRS from the coding sequence TTGGAGAATCTTGAGAAATTTGTCGCCCAACTTTCTTCCCTTGCATGGGGATTACCTTTATTGATCATACTGATAGGAGGAGGGATTTACCTGTTATTTAGAATTCGATTCATACCCTTTCGATATCTGGGGCACGCAATAGCTGTATTGCGTGGCAAGTACGACGACGAGAATGACGAAGGTCAGATCTCACATTTCCAGGCCTTGACTACAGCCTTGAGCGCAACGGTTGGGATGGGGAACATTGCCTCTGTTGCAGTTGCTATTGCCATTGGTGGACCTGGTGCAGTTTTTTGGATGTGGGTGAGTGCCTTAATAGGGATGAATACTAAATTCTTCACCGCAACCTTAGCCATCTTGTTTCGTGGGAAGGATAGTGAAGGACAACTACAGGGAGGTCCCATGTATTTCATACGAGAAGGTTTGGGTAAAAAGTGGATGCCTTTGGCGGTCATGTTCAGTGTTTCGGGATTAATTGGAGCATTGCCGGTTTTTAATGTAAATCAGCTGACACAAGCCATTAATGACATACTGCTAAAACCCATAGGATGGTATCAGGGTTTCCAAAGCAATCTTGTGGTGGGAATTATTTTGGCGACGGTTACAGCCATTGTCATATTAGGAGGATTGTCCAGGATCTCTCGTACCGCCGAGCGACTAGTACCTTCGATGGTATTGATCTATTTCCTGGCGGTCATAACGATTCTCGGAATGAATATGGAACAGGTTCCATATTACTTCAAACTGATCTTTACCGATGCATTCTCCGCTCAATTCTATCAAGGTGATGCCTTTTTAGGAGGAGTCATTGGCGGGATCATCCTACTCGGAATACGCAGAGGGGCTTTTTCGAACGAAGCCGGTATCGGTACTGCGCCCATGGCCCATGGGGCAGCTAAGACCAACGAACCCGTCCGTGAAGGTTTGGTTGCCATGTTAGGACCTGCAATAGATACCTTGATAGTTTGTACACTTACAGCATTGACCATCCTGGTAACCGGGGTATGGCAGACTAGTGATGCCAATGGGGTGAGTTTGACGGCAACCGCGTTTGAAAATGCCCTACCGGGAGTTGGGCAATACGTATTGTTGCTGTGCATTGTTATTTTCAGTATTTCTTCTGTTTTCTCTTACTCTTATTATGGTTCCAAATGTATGTCCTTTCTTTTCGGCGTTGGAAGTAAGAGATACTATGTCTACTTCTATATCTTGAGTATAATCATAGGAGCAACCACTTCATTGAGTTTGATGATCAACCTGATCGATACCTTCTTCGCTTTGATGGCTATACCAACCATGCTATCTACACTAATACTCGCACCTCGTGTCGTAAAAGCCAGTCGGGATTATTTCAGCCGTATATCGTTTTCTAAAAGGAGCTGA